One genomic segment of Rhizobium viscosum includes these proteins:
- the iolB gene encoding 5-deoxy-glucuronate isomerase translates to MPNLKVKPSGKTGRVTHVTPESAGWTYVGFDMYRLKPGETASGETGEREVCLVWVSGKGKASAGTRDFGTLGERMSPFDGAPHALYIPMESAWSVTAETDLELAVCSAPGGGTYEAKAIPPGTHPPLTRGKGTNVRYVNNIMPEDDSSAHSLLVVEVITPGGHTSSYPPHKHDQDNLPHESMLEETYYHRLNPPQGFGFQRVYTDDRSLDEAMAIEDGDVTLVPKGYHPCAATHGYDLYYLNVMAGPKRVWKFYNAPEHEWLLKA, encoded by the coding sequence ATGCCAAACCTCAAGGTAAAACCGTCAGGCAAGACCGGCCGCGTCACGCACGTGACCCCAGAAAGCGCCGGCTGGACCTATGTCGGCTTCGACATGTACCGTCTGAAGCCCGGCGAGACGGCCTCGGGCGAGACCGGCGAACGCGAGGTCTGCCTCGTCTGGGTGAGCGGCAAGGGCAAGGCTTCGGCCGGCACCAGGGATTTCGGCACGCTCGGCGAGCGCATGAGCCCCTTCGACGGCGCGCCGCACGCTCTTTATATTCCGATGGAATCGGCATGGTCGGTGACGGCCGAGACGGATCTGGAGCTTGCCGTCTGCTCTGCTCCCGGCGGCGGCACCTATGAGGCGAAGGCCATTCCGCCCGGCACGCATCCGCCGCTGACGCGCGGCAAGGGCACGAATGTGCGCTACGTCAACAATATCATGCCTGAAGACGACAGTTCCGCGCACTCGCTGCTCGTCGTCGAGGTCATCACGCCCGGCGGGCACACCTCGTCCTATCCACCGCACAAGCATGATCAGGACAATCTTCCGCATGAAAGCATGCTGGAAGAGACCTATTATCACCGCCTCAACCCGCCCCAGGGCTTCGGCTTCCAGCGCGTCTATACGGACGACCGCTCACTGGATGAGGCGATGGCCATCGAAGACGGCGACGTGACGCTGGTGCCGAAGGGCTACCACCCCTGTGCGGCGACGCATGGCTACGACCTCTATTATCTCAATGTCATGGCGGGACCGAAGCGTGTCTGGAAGTTCTACAATGCGCCGGAACATGAGTGGCTGCTGAAAGCCTGA
- a CDS encoding DUF1127 domain-containing protein, which translates to MRGSSLTIYAQTTRRTETGQSRLLASLVTGFRLIARKLAERRSRSAVMELSDDQLKDIGLSRGQIDSDVHISSHYWSNKGL; encoded by the coding sequence ATGCGCGGCTCTAGCCTTACAATTTATGCCCAGACCACCCGACGCACGGAAACCGGACAGTCCCGGCTTCTTGCAAGTCTCGTCACTGGTTTTCGCTTGATAGCACGCAAGCTCGCCGAACGGCGCAGTCGCAGTGCCGTTATGGAGTTGTCCGACGATCAGCTCAAGGATATCGGCCTTTCCCGAGGCCAGATCGACAGCGACGTGCATATCTCGAGCCACTACTGGAGCAACAAAGGATTGTGA
- a CDS encoding helix-turn-helix transcriptional regulator, with translation MSQFSTALLLKTKTVAIRDIVCNGECRHKSDEECAHKTSLVYPYRGVFMRHVGRTDTVAEANQMLFFNAGQGYRISHPVEGGDACIDLSIDESLLAELAPRDQVQAGELFGFKRQRRRIDPRAQALVALLRHGLRRGVAETLEAETLALTLVRRSLGERTSHAAGASAGRQKLVDRAKLVLSSDLARRWTLAEIATEVGVSPIYLTQVFQQVEATPLYRYQLRLRLARALDLLGEYEDLTALGLDLGFSSHSHFTASFRQAYGQTPAEFQRATRLRA, from the coding sequence ATGTCGCAATTTTCGACCGCATTGCTCTTGAAGACGAAAACCGTCGCGATCCGCGACATCGTCTGCAATGGGGAATGCCGCCACAAGAGCGACGAGGAATGCGCCCACAAGACGAGCCTCGTCTATCCCTATCGCGGCGTCTTCATGCGTCATGTCGGGCGCACCGATACGGTGGCGGAAGCCAATCAGATGCTCTTCTTCAATGCCGGACAAGGCTATCGCATCAGCCATCCTGTCGAGGGCGGCGATGCCTGCATCGATCTTTCCATCGACGAATCCCTTTTGGCCGAGCTTGCGCCCAGGGATCAGGTGCAGGCCGGCGAGCTGTTCGGTTTCAAGCGTCAGCGCCGGCGCATCGATCCGCGCGCGCAGGCGCTTGTTGCGCTTCTTCGCCACGGGTTGCGCCGGGGTGTTGCCGAGACATTGGAGGCGGAAACGCTGGCGCTTACGCTTGTGCGCCGTTCGCTCGGCGAGCGCACCTCGCATGCGGCGGGTGCGAGTGCCGGTCGGCAGAAGCTTGTCGACCGGGCAAAACTCGTGCTCTCCTCCGATCTCGCGCGGCGCTGGACGCTTGCCGAGATCGCAACGGAAGTCGGCGTTTCGCCTATCTATCTGACGCAGGTTTTCCAGCAGGTGGAGGCAACCCCGCTTTACCGCTATCAGCTTCGGCTTCGCCTTGCCCGCGCGCTCGATCTTCTCGGCGAATATGAGGATCTGACAGCGCTCGGCCTCGATCTCGGCTTTTCCAGCCACAGCCATTTCACCGCATCCTTCCGCCAGGCCTATGGCCAGACGCCGGCGGAGTTCCAGCGCGCCACGCGGCTGCGGGCATAA
- the iolE gene encoding myo-inosose-2 dehydratase: MKAKLGMSPIAWWNDDLPELSDDVSLEECLRQSRTAGFTGMEQGRRFPSNPQEMLPILRAADVTLCGGWFSGTLVNEELAANKDRIAPMIELFKAVNAPCIVYGEVGRSIQGDRSKPLATKPRLGDDEMKAYARRVTEFGEWCAEQGMPLSYHHHMAAVVETEPELDAFMKNSGAGIPLLLDAGHLAFAGGDVLRAIDNHHARINHVHVKDIRKAVVDGLDRSKQSFLDAVALGAFTVPGDGSLDFGAIVKRFADYGYEGWFVVEAEQDPRKAPPQKMAEIGHAELMRVMTAAGYTVETEGFPKG, translated from the coding sequence ATGAAGGCCAAACTCGGCATGTCGCCCATCGCATGGTGGAATGACGACCTTCCCGAACTCAGCGACGACGTTTCTCTCGAGGAATGCCTGCGCCAGTCCCGCACCGCCGGCTTTACCGGCATGGAGCAGGGCCGCCGTTTCCCGAGCAATCCGCAAGAGATGCTGCCCATTCTGCGCGCCGCCGACGTGACGCTCTGCGGCGGCTGGTTTTCGGGCACGCTGGTCAACGAGGAGCTTGCGGCCAACAAGGACCGTATCGCGCCGATGATCGAGCTGTTCAAAGCGGTCAATGCCCCCTGCATCGTCTATGGCGAAGTCGGCCGCTCGATCCAGGGTGATCGCTCCAAGCCGCTCGCGACCAAGCCGCGTCTTGGAGATGACGAGATGAAGGCCTATGCGCGCCGTGTGACCGAATTCGGCGAATGGTGCGCCGAGCAGGGCATGCCGCTTTCCTACCACCATCATATGGCAGCTGTCGTCGAGACCGAGCCGGAGCTCGATGCCTTCATGAAGAATTCGGGCGCGGGCATTCCGCTGCTGCTCGATGCCGGGCATCTGGCCTTTGCCGGCGGCGACGTGCTGCGCGCGATCGACAATCACCACGCCCGTATCAACCATGTGCACGTCAAAGATATCCGCAAGGCCGTCGTCGATGGCCTGGATCGCAGCAAGCAATCCTTCCTCGACGCGGTGGCGCTCGGCGCCTTTACCGTGCCGGGCGACGGTTCGCTCGATTTCGGCGCGATCGTCAAGCGTTTCGCCGATTATGGTTATGAAGGCTGGTTTGTGGTTGAAGCCGAGCAGGATCCGCGCAAGGCGCCGCCGCAGAAAATGGCCGAGATCGGTCATGCCGAGCTGATGCGGGTCATGACGGCTGCTGGTTATACGGTGGAGACCGAAGGTTTCCCGAAAGGGTAA
- a CDS encoding bifunctional 5-dehydro-2-deoxygluconokinase/5-dehydro-2-deoxyphosphogluconate aldolase — MVQSNPGSQPEPTLDVITIGRSSVDLYGQQIGSRLEDIGSFAKSVGGCPANIAIGTARLGLKSALITRVGDEQMGRFIIEQSAREGVETKGIKTDKDRLTALVLLAVEAEGVSPMIFYRSDCADMALDEGDIDEDFIKSSRAVLVSGTHFSRPNTEAAQRKAIRLAKANGRKVIFDIDYRPNLWGLAGHAEGFERYVKSDRVSSKMKETLPDCDLIVGTEEEILIASGADDVLGALKEIRRLSPATIVLKRGAMGCIVYDGPISDNLEDGIVGQGFPIEVFNVLGAGDAFMSGLLRGWLKDEPLKTCATWANACGAFAVSRLLCSPEYPTWAELDFFLKNGSKHRALRKDEAINHIHWASTRKGDIPLLMALAIDHRSQLTAVCDELSIDYKQIVAFKRLAVEAAARVADGRTGYGMLIDERFGRDAFFDAAKKDFTWIGRPVELPGSKPLRFEFSQDIGSQLVEWPLDHCIKCLCFYHPDDPAELKKEQQEKLRTLFEAARKVGRELLVEIISSKNGPLTDDTVSTALEELYALGIKPDWWKLEPQASTGAWKKIDAVIAKNDPWCRGIVLLGLEAPADELVKGFEATLAAPSVKGFAVGRTIFADAARGWLSGKINDEEAIADMAGRFKQLTEAWLKTRGLN; from the coding sequence ATGGTACAATCGAATCCGGGCTCACAGCCGGAGCCGACACTCGACGTGATCACCATTGGCCGCTCGTCCGTCGACCTTTACGGTCAGCAAATCGGTTCGCGGCTGGAAGATATCGGCTCGTTCGCCAAGTCTGTCGGCGGCTGCCCTGCCAATATCGCCATCGGCACGGCGCGGCTCGGGCTGAAATCGGCATTGATCACCCGCGTCGGCGACGAGCAGATGGGGCGCTTCATCATCGAACAGTCGGCGCGCGAAGGCGTCGAGACGAAAGGCATCAAGACCGACAAGGATCGGCTGACGGCGCTTGTGCTGCTGGCAGTGGAGGCCGAGGGCGTCTCGCCGATGATCTTCTATCGTTCCGACTGCGCCGACATGGCGCTCGACGAAGGCGATATCGACGAAGATTTCATCAAGTCCTCACGCGCAGTGCTCGTCTCGGGTACGCACTTCTCCCGCCCGAATACGGAGGCCGCGCAGCGCAAGGCGATCCGCCTTGCCAAGGCGAACGGCCGCAAGGTGATTTTCGATATCGACTACCGGCCGAACCTCTGGGGCCTTGCCGGCCATGCCGAGGGCTTCGAGCGTTATGTGAAATCGGACCGCGTCTCATCGAAGATGAAGGAGACGCTGCCGGATTGCGATCTGATCGTCGGTACGGAAGAAGAGATCCTGATTGCATCGGGTGCCGATGACGTTCTCGGTGCGTTGAAGGAGATCAGACGCCTCTCGCCTGCCACCATCGTTCTGAAGCGCGGGGCCATGGGCTGTATCGTCTATGACGGCCCGATCAGCGACAATCTGGAAGACGGCATTGTCGGCCAAGGCTTTCCGATCGAGGTGTTCAACGTGCTCGGCGCGGGCGATGCGTTCATGTCCGGCCTGCTGCGTGGCTGGCTGAAGGATGAACCGCTGAAGACCTGCGCCACCTGGGCGAATGCCTGCGGCGCCTTTGCCGTTTCCCGCCTGCTCTGCTCGCCGGAATATCCGACCTGGGCGGAACTCGACTTCTTCCTGAAGAACGGCAGCAAACATCGCGCGCTGCGCAAGGACGAGGCGATCAACCACATCCATTGGGCCTCGACCCGCAAGGGCGATATCCCGCTTCTGATGGCACTCGCCATCGACCATCGTTCGCAGCTAACCGCTGTCTGCGACGAGCTCAGCATCGATTACAAGCAGATCGTCGCCTTCAAGCGACTGGCGGTGGAAGCCGCTGCCCGCGTTGCCGATGGCCGGACGGGCTACGGCATGCTGATCGACGAGCGCTTCGGTCGCGATGCCTTCTTCGACGCGGCCAAGAAGGATTTCACCTGGATTGGCCGGCCGGTCGAGCTTCCGGGCTCCAAGCCGCTGCGTTTCGAATTCAGCCAGGATATCGGCTCGCAGCTAGTGGAATGGCCGCTCGACCATTGCATCAAGTGCCTGTGCTTCTATCATCCCGACGATCCGGCAGAGTTGAAGAAGGAACAGCAGGAGAAGCTGCGCACGCTCTTCGAAGCCGCGCGCAAGGTCGGTCGCGAGCTGCTGGTGGAGATCATCTCCAGCAAGAACGGGCCGCTGACCGACGATACGGTGTCGACGGCACTGGAAGAGCTCTACGCGCTCGGCATCAAGCCGGACTGGTGGAAGCTGGAGCCGCAGGCCTCAACCGGCGCCTGGAAAAAGATCGATGCCGTCATTGCCAAAAATGATCCATGGTGCCGCGGTATCGTGCTTTTGGGGCTCGAGGCTCCTGCCGACGAACTGGTGAAGGGTTTCGAGGCGACATTGGCTGCACCCTCGGTCAAGGGCTTTGCGGTTGGCCGCACGATCTTTGCCGATGCCGCGCGCGGATGGCTTTCGGGCAAGATCAACGACGAGGAAGCGATCGCCGATATGGCCGGCCGCTTCAAGCAATTGACAGAGGCTTGGCTGAAAACGCGCGGTCTCAATTAA
- the iolD gene encoding 3D-(3,5/4)-trihydroxycyclohexane-1,2-dione acylhydrolase (decyclizing): MGKTVRLTMAQAVAHFLKKQMTIVDGKKVPIFGGVWAIFGHGNVAGMGEALYQVRHELPTYRAHNEQGMAHAAIAYAKASFRQRFMACTTSIGPGALNMMTAAGVAHVNRIPVLFLPGDIFANRAPDPVLQQIEDFGDGTVSANDAFRPVSRYFDRITRPEQIITALKRAMQVLTDPLDCGPVTLSLCQDVQAEAFDYPESLFEEKVWTVRRPQPDADELANAIALIKASQKPVIVAGGGILYSQATRELVAFAEAHGVPVVVTQAGKSAIDERHPLALGSVGVTGTSAANAIAEETDLVIAVGTRCQDFTTGSWALFKNENFKLLSLNIAAYDALKHDSHPLVADAREGLKALSAELSGWKAPAALAEKATKEKNVWMEAAAKAMGTTNAALPSDAQVIGAVARSIGGEKTVLLCAAGGLPGELHKLWPATVPGSYHMEYGFSCMGYEIAGGLGAKMAHPEKDVVVMVGDGSYMMMNSELATSVMLGLKLNIVLLDNRGYGCINRLQMATGGANFNNLLKDAYHEIMPEIDFRAHAEAMGAIAVKVSSIAELEQAIADSKKNDRTSVFVIDTDPLITTDAGGHWWDVAVPEVSPRGEVNKAHEAYVKARAAQRVG; the protein is encoded by the coding sequence ATGGGCAAGACGGTAAGATTGACGATGGCGCAGGCCGTCGCGCATTTCCTCAAAAAGCAGATGACCATCGTCGACGGCAAGAAAGTGCCGATCTTCGGCGGCGTCTGGGCGATCTTCGGCCACGGCAATGTCGCCGGCATGGGCGAAGCGCTCTATCAGGTGCGCCATGAACTGCCGACCTATCGCGCCCATAACGAACAGGGCATGGCCCACGCAGCCATCGCCTATGCCAAGGCGAGCTTCCGCCAGCGCTTCATGGCCTGCACGACCTCGATCGGCCCTGGCGCGCTGAACATGATGACGGCCGCAGGCGTGGCGCATGTCAACCGCATCCCGGTGCTCTTCCTGCCCGGCGATATCTTCGCCAACCGCGCCCCCGATCCGGTACTGCAGCAGATCGAGGATTTCGGCGACGGCACGGTCTCTGCCAATGATGCTTTCCGCCCGGTCTCGCGCTATTTCGACCGTATCACCCGGCCGGAACAGATCATCACCGCGCTGAAGCGCGCCATGCAGGTCCTGACCGATCCGCTCGATTGCGGCCCCGTGACGCTGTCGCTCTGCCAGGACGTTCAGGCGGAGGCCTTCGATTATCCGGAGAGCCTGTTTGAGGAAAAGGTCTGGACGGTGCGCCGTCCGCAGCCGGATGCCGACGAGCTTGCCAATGCCATTGCGCTGATCAAGGCTTCGCAGAAGCCAGTTATCGTTGCGGGCGGCGGCATTCTCTATTCGCAGGCAACCAGGGAGCTTGTGGCTTTCGCGGAAGCGCATGGCGTTCCCGTCGTCGTCACCCAGGCCGGCAAGTCGGCAATCGATGAGCGTCATCCGCTGGCGCTCGGCTCCGTCGGCGTGACCGGCACCTCGGCTGCCAATGCGATTGCCGAGGAAACCGACCTGGTGATTGCCGTCGGCACGCGTTGCCAGGATTTCACGACAGGCTCCTGGGCGCTCTTCAAGAATGAGAACTTCAAGCTGCTCAGCCTGAATATCGCGGCCTATGATGCGCTCAAGCATGACAGCCATCCGCTGGTTGCCGATGCCCGCGAGGGACTGAAGGCACTCTCGGCTGAGCTCTCCGGCTGGAAGGCACCGGCTGCCCTTGCCGAAAAGGCAACGAAGGAAAAGAACGTCTGGATGGAAGCCGCCGCCAAGGCGATGGGCACCACCAATGCCGCCCTGCCCTCCGATGCGCAGGTTATCGGCGCGGTCGCCCGGTCGATCGGCGGCGAGAAGACGGTGCTGCTTTGCGCCGCCGGCGGGCTGCCGGGTGAGTTGCACAAGCTATGGCCGGCGACTGTTCCCGGCAGCTACCACATGGAATACGGCTTCTCCTGCATGGGCTATGAAATCGCCGGCGGTCTCGGCGCCAAGATGGCGCATCCGGAAAAGGACGTCGTCGTTATGGTCGGCGACGGCTCCTATATGATGATGAATTCCGAGCTTGCGACCTCGGTCATGCTGGGTCTCAAACTCAACATCGTTCTGCTCGATAACCGCGGCTATGGCTGCATCAACCGCCTGCAGATGGCCACCGGTGGCGCGAACTTCAACAATCTCTTGAAGGACGCCTATCACGAGATCATGCCCGAGATCGATTTCCGGGCGCATGCCGAAGCGATGGGAGCGATCGCGGTCAAGGTTTCCTCCATCGCCGAACTGGAACAGGCGATCGCCGATTCGAAGAAGAATGACCGCACCTCGGTCTTCGTCATCGATACCGACCCGTTGATCACGACGGATGCCGGTGGTCACTGGTGGGATGTGGCGGTGCCGGAAGTCAGCCCGCGCGGCGAGGTCAACAAGGCGCATGAGGCCTATGTCAAGGCACGCGCCGCCCAGCGTGTCGGCTGA